GCGGCTATCGAGCCGAGTGCGCTTCAGGCGTTCGTTCGCGAGGAACTCGCTCGCGACGACGCGATGCTGGATCGGTTTCTCGCGGAATTCGGTGCCACGTCTGGGAAGTCCTACGAAGCGTACCGTGAGGACGTCGTCAAATTGTTCGAGAAACACGCTGAGGAGTACCCTGTGGTCTTCGAGGCGATCGATTTCAGTCGGCTCACCGACCTCGGCGAGCGGTATCGGGCGCAAGGAAACTATCGACAGGCTGCAGCGGTCTACCGTGGGCTGGTCGCTGGCATCGACGACAATATCGACCTCGTCGATGGGGCCTATGACCATTACGCGACGGCCTTCCGGAACAGCCTGGACGCTTTTATTGAGTGCGTCGCCGCGGCGGACGTCTCTCCGTCCGAGTACGGCGAGTACGAAGCGTTTCTGGTCGAGCGAATCGAGTCGGGGGCGCCAGTCCATCGCGAAGAGTTCGAGCGAGCACTGGCCAAGCTGAAAGACACCGTCGAAGACTGATAGGGATTGCTGTCACGATCTACTGCCACGACCGCACGTATTCGTAGGTCGGCCTAACGGACTTCCAGCAATCACTATGAATCGCAGATACGGCACCAGTCGCCATGCCCTCGCAACTGTTCACCCGATGTGTAGGTTCCGTTCGCGCTTCAGACCGAAGTCGAAGATGCGCCACTGTCCCTCGTCCTTACGAAGTTCGTAGACGACGGTTTCGTGATCCTCCCAGAGAATCCGGTCGAACTGGACGACCCGCCGGCCGTTCAATTCCCGAACGCGCTCGATATCGCTAGCGATCTCGAACTGCTTGTGTTCGCGGATCTGCTGCTGTTTGATTGGGATCTCATCGGCGAGCGCTCTCGGATGATAGAGGTCGTGGGCGGCCTCGCCATTGCCCTCGCTGAGTAACGTGACGAACTCGCGGACGACATCTTCGGGCGTCGCCGGTTCCTCACCTGTCTGCGTCTCTGTGTCGTCAGTTTCGGCTGCTGTCTTCCCAGTCCCGTTTGTCAGTTCGTCCGCTGGGCTGTTCTGCCCACCTTCCGGCTGTTTGCTCTCTGAGTCGTCCCCATCGAGCAGGGCTTGGTACTCCTCGAAGTCGGTCGGGTCGAGTAGCTTCCCGAGTTTGTCGTACTCCCGCTTGATCGCGCTGAGGACGTGGTCCATCTGAACCGCACCGCCGTCCTCGGCCGCCAGGATAGCGGCAGTTTGGGCCGCGTTGCGGATGTTCCCGCCTGTCAATTCGAGACTCGCGAGGAACTGGTAGTCCAGATTCTCCGTGGGTGTTTGCTCGGGGAAGGTGACTTTCCAGATAGCTGCTCTCGCTTCCTCGTCGGGGCGCTTGAACGACACCGTCTGGTGAATCCGGCGTTTGAATGCCGTATCGATGTTTGACTCGTAGTTGGTCGTCATCAATACGACACCGTCGTACGATTCGAGTCGCTGGAGGAGATAGTTCACCTCCGCGTTGGCGTATCTGTCAGTGGCGTCTGAGACCTCCGCGCGCTCGCCGAAGACCGCGTCCGCTTCGTCGAAGAGGAGAATCGCGTTCGAGTCCCGTGCCGCGGCGAAGATCTCTTCGAGCTTCTCCTCGGTCTCGCCGATGTACTTCGAGACGACCGACGAGA
The Halapricum salinum genome window above contains:
- a CDS encoding SWIM zinc finger family protein, which encodes MPVNRSDIRELCTEAVFERGQNYYAEGRIRERRRVDDVVTATVEGSKLYDVTLSLSEPDFDPWCTCPYDGPGECKHVVAVLLSLIDGLPEDEGDRIDEIFAAIEPSALQAFVREELARDDAMLDRFLAEFGATSGKSYEAYREDVVKLFEKHAEEYPVVFEAIDFSRLTDLGERYRAQGNYRQAAAVYRGLVAGIDDNIDLVDGAYDHYATAFRNSLDAFIECVAAADVSPSEYGEYEAFLVERIESGAPVHREEFERALAKLKDTVED